catgggttccttctatcttgatggcgacctccctgactatcacgttcagggtttgctctaaatcttattcctcaaactatggctctcatctaagttctcatccttacgctcttgaactttcggaacccaaattctataggaatacctcattattcccttatcatctttctcgatattaatcttttatctaattgttggctccctgccttcattcataactttttctggcacaatatgatcttttccaataattcgggctgtattgcaatctcaaacagcttttcggtaccggctccggttaccttcatatctatttccattttttcaaaatctcttataaactctccaaaagacattatcatcttgagtctctcctttttactaagggcatcagccaccatattggctttccccgaatgataaagaatctcccaatcattattcttgattagctctaactgcctcctctggcatatgttgagctctttctacgtgaaaatgtactagagtacttatggtttgtgaatctcatacttctctccatacaagtagtgcctcaaacctttagggcaaaactattgccacgagcctaagctcatgggcggggatatcaaatttcatattaccttaattgtcttgacatgtacgcgattaccttaccgtgctgcataagcacgcaccctaagccctagtgtgaagcatcactatacttcacaaaatctccttttccatccggcaacgccagcataggggccatcaccaatctttgcttcagttcttgaaagctgttctcgcatttctctgtccattcaaacttctcagtcttacgagtaagccgcgttaaaggggctactatctttacaacttgaacgaacctccggtagtgaccggccaatcctacctctggtagtcgaccaaaccatggtcatcaattcatcagtggtcctttatccaatcctgtcaggatcctccatgggatcctcctcaacaactatcccttctaggacaacatcctcaaccgctaaatcctcaatatcaacatcatccggtcctgcattaggacactctatcggatccacaatccgatctccaattagtaataaaatatcatcgcgatgttgctcctcaacatcagggttcggagtcccgctaccatatacgataacgaactacgctcctatcacgatatttataagggttcccataagggttttaactgtcagtactacgttaggtagcccgactatgaacttggcaagagttcttattatcttagtgaacttattatcttaacgtcccatcatctctgaggtttataacgcttagctctgataccatttctgtaacacccccagatccggggtcggggatccgggttgtcacgagatccatttcccttaataacacccaatcttaatacacaatcaactactctgtactgtgaccccacaataaacacacaccacacgttatagtctcagagatgaacatccacaaataatcacaagtcgttttattccacaattataagtcaatacaccttaaaagggttctgaataaatttacatttctttgccattattacaattcataagtatacataaatctggtacatcaaaagttgaagcctagtctattggtagttccctacctcagctacagtgacttcaatgcctataggaagctgcggaacgcttcctatccgctcgcgaattgggagcttggtcttgttcatcttatctatctgatgttgtgtgatgaaagaagaaagcaagggtgagcagcaagcccaccaaaataatatgtataatgattaacaatatatgagtctactcataatactcatgaaagtcttggtcaaaagaaatgaaccaagttgataacttaatgcgatgaagtcgcaaaatattcagtatatatatatatatatatacatagatacttttcaaaatattggaagtcctcttccatgcataatatacacaaagtcccagtgtataactgtatataaaaaaatatcgttgcaaggtgatctcatatatctaaccttgtctcaacatttttctgagaatctttgtcatgcataagacaattattaattagatataagtttaaaagatgaggttaccaaataccccaatatacttatatctttcccaaatactacttgaactaccaccgttcaagttataatcagttttaagaaaacatcccatagatgagaccacaagttaagacttgaatagattcaatctttgaaatattattgaatgaaaaggttatgagatactttatttaatCCCGATATATgtatatccacatatatacctctttaaacatttcctggaacctctgttatgtaaagtatgaacagagtttgaaacatccaatgaattttggaaaggaaaagaattttggcataaacccgatatctcgctgatcaggcaaagataccaataagtaaccttttctactgtagatggatgaattcctcaccggtcatcaccctggccgcattaggacctcgcgctagaccgtaccccggcccctcacgcgttgatggactgccacccagccacttacacaataatagaccgtaccccggcctgtcgcttatgccgactcaatgagatgggcttacttcccgaacgttgggcaagtaatcaattcatttaccaaatctgcaacctcgttgcgaatataaaacacaccacagagccggattccccaggttttgagcgagtatttaaatcccctttaaaaaggaagatcttaaatataaaaatgagttttgggatccgctctgactttaaaaatcattttgaagactcgaaaacactttaaagagtgtttggagtaaagctgatttaatgaagtaaatcagtccccagaatatttagaaaatgactgaatattattatttaaatactattcccataaagaataatctttataaaaataattgaagtagaagtattaaaacttatacttgaaacgagtattaaataaccaaagatatacttatatgaaagtattatctttatttgaataatcgaaaataagtttgattattaacaccttattctttaataaaataaagaatatatttcagcaaataatcggagtcatagatcctcaaatgaatattcaaataatatttattaaataatataaactgagtcataagccttcgaatgaatattcaaataatattcaataaataatataaaagagtcataagccctcgaatgaatattcaaaataatattcaataaataatataaaagagtcataagccctcgaatgaatattcaaaataatattcaataaataatataaaagagtcataagccctcgaatgaatattcaaaataatattcaacaaataatataaaagagtcataagccctcgaatgaatattcacaataatattcaataataaaataaagctaaagttatcgaataaaccttattcgattaatagtttagaaaactataaccatacatatatataaatatatatatataaatatccatatccatatatataaaatctactcgggatcctcgactcccggttttagaaaatattttcacctttgggtccctatactaagggtatacgcaagttaccgctatcctctagcataggtattatcaactgaaccaacagatatatatttcaagaatatgaaacaggcatgcatatataccatatcacatgctacaatatatcgcaaaatttgctaataacaatcatgcactatcacaagataatgcatatacatatatttacatcacaacaacagttataactggtagaaaacttgcctgagtgctcccggatagacttacgcttagagtgggtccgataacctatgaacaacaacataagtcggaattaaaccccggtcgcttaagaaactagactttaaccatttagagtcctaatgttcgctttcgcgcttaacggtttacttaagtcgctcgagtactctcggctccaccatttttaataaattaaccattaagggttttatggcgattctttcgcgagtaccttaccaactacctaatccaccttacataattgtttcatactccaattagtcctttgaggtctttaaccaaggtttcaaagtaaggcgaggggaaatgtttcgttcgcgaaacgccgttacttaaaacggtcgtttttcctaaaccgtacatcggaatcaaacgaactacatatcaaaacgaagctcgtaacatgagctatctaaacatggcagtggtcataatctagcagggggttctcggatcctaatgttatgcacgaaaacagtccaaagaaaatcggacattacgacggctatgtttacgcgatttcccaaaattttaccaaccaattcaaccaccaatcaatcccaattcacaacccaatcaaaactccatccatactttatcataacagccccaacaactcaacattaacaatttatactattctttatcatgaatttaaactacacttaagttcattaatcaacaaccaagatttacaactccaaaaacaacccaaaaccaactaatctctacatacacaaccatcaagcctctcatgaactatattactcatattaagctcttaacattcaataacaaatcttggttaagagattataccttccttgaagcttttaatccatgaaagatccttggaatgtccatggaagccttaatatatgcttaagctactttgaccttgcaaataaaatcaagaatcacaaatttgttcttaaaagttactattcaccctaaactaaaatgatttgtttgagatagaaaacctttgattcaagcactcaaactacttgctcttcttagttatgaaatataggatccaaagaaacaaaccttataattttccatggagtatagcttgtgttttgaatttctaattcaccattttggtgaaaaattcgaaatgaagaagatgaaaaggggggagagagaagcttgctttgttttcttgatctttgtgcataaaaagcttggttgatatccttttgttttgttaattaccttttaaccatggtaaaatttgtgtggcttgaaatcaaccaacaataccttccctttggtcatgcttatgtcatcctcctatgtcatcttcccacacttgtcatcttcttgttggtgtggtgacatcatcatcactaacctctttgattagctcttaattacttggctaatgaccgctgatctgttatacggttcacttaactttcgttctcatttatcgtttgagggatcatacccgggatcttattacttggattcccttaacctttctcaatacattatattccttttatgatcctctcttataatccttgaatttaaatcctttttatcctgttaccttatactcaattctttcagtatctagtggattttcgggaaaaatcaaagtgttcggaattggattctgacgatctttacatacacttatataccacatagagtactaataatatctcagaatatccatatcagaacccctacatagtgtggcatgaaaagttttctcattcagcaaaaacactattcataagggtttcaaaaatttccaaaaattggggttattacatgaagTGCAACACAggagggtgaatgtgttttcttgatttttactATCTTTGAAATAGAGTTGTGTTTGGGCCATGAAACTTAAACAACTAGATATAAATTTATAGTGATAAATAACTCAACGTAAAAGACACATATATTTATCAAAACtcatttaatttatattaaatcaaattcGTTGTGCTActaatttgtgttcttgaataataagaattcagctacttctcttgagagaatacaagaattcTAGATCTCTTTTTGTTACCACTAAACAAAGGACCCGTGAGATATTTTATAGAACAACATGCACAGTTTATAGAgattgcactaaaatagactaacacatttTTCAAAAAATGCATTTTAGAGAAATTAAATACTCTTTGTAAAATTCATTCCACGATCATAGATTTGACAAAGTTAAACCTAATTTAATCTCTTTTATCATGCGGttaattttatttcaaatatAAACTTATTAATAAACTAATTTTCTTGTTTAAAAAAGGTAAGGGGCTATATGTTAAATGAAATTTATACATTATTAAATGTTACAAATATGGTGGCTTCATTCTTTATTAGAGTGTAATTAGAACCGAGTTGACCCGAACTCGTCTCGAATTTTACTCGATAAGATAATACATGACTCGAATTCGTTATTGAGTTCAAATTTGAACACAATTTTCAAGTCGGTAAAATAGTCAATTGAAATTCGAATTAAATATTTTCGAACTCATCCGAACTTGACTATATAAAACGGGGCTCGACTCAAATTTGTTATTGTGTTCAAATTTAATACATTTTAGAACTCGATAAAATACTCGAATTGAGCTCGGGTCTAAAACTAGACTCGATAAACTCAAAACCGATTAATCGAGAATAAACTTTCTTTGTAGCATACTACTCTGAAATTGTAAATCTGTAATAACTTAATTCTGCTCCAACTAACGGTCAAGATTGCTGGTTTCCATTACATTGACCTAATTACCCCTCAAACTTCTTTGAAGTTACCGAAACCAATACTTAAATTTTTTTGTATCCCTTTCATTCTAACAACTTGTACTGTagttcctctctctctctcagctcACAATCCTCTAGTTCAATTCAAAATcttcaaaccctaatttcaaaattccaATTACACCCTTCCACAATTCCATTAATTACCACACCCAACCCAACCCCTCCTATGAGAAATATTCGAAATTATCACACAACCCTATAAAATGATCGTTAGAAAGTACAATCGTCGCAACAGAAGCTTAACACGAAACTGCACTGATTCGCCATTCGACGACGCCGTTTCGGATGAATACGACACCGTTTTGTCTCAAGAAAGTAATCACCAAAATGATGTGTTTGGTGTTAAGTTTTCTTCGCAAGGCTCGTCTTCGAGGTGGAGCTTCGATTCGGATCTTTTCGGGTCGAATTCTTCCCAAGATTCAGGTCAATTGGGGATCCGGGCCCAGAGGGACCCACTACTAATTGAGGGTTCTGAGATGGGGTTGAATAGGGTTTTAAAGAAGCCGAGGAATGAGTTTGATTTCGAGGCGTACGGGTTGGATTTCTCGCAAGAATCGCAAGAATTGGCCATTTTGCCACCGAAGAGTAGTGGGGATTTGGGGATTGGTGATGGGGTGTTTAGGAAGTCGAAGAAAGGGGGGAAGAAGGGGGTGAAATTTAATGAGAAGAAAGAGGTTTACGTACCGGTGGTGGAGCAGACTAAGACATTGATGGAGACTCAGGAGTTTGGTGAAATGATGGAGCATGAAGATGAGGTTTATTTTGCGTTGGATGGGTTGAGGAAAGGGCAGCAACCGAGAATTAGGCGTGCCAGTTTGTTGTCGTTGTTGGCGATATGTAAGACTGCTCAGCAGCGTCGGCATTTGAGAACTAATGGGTATGttgatattcaagattttgtgTAATTTTAGTATTGGATTATGATCTTATTAGAGTTATCATTTAGGGTATGTGTTGTAGCATCTTTAGCTGCTGATATGTTGCATTGCTATAATTTCAAGACTCTGTTTGAACTGTAAATTTGTTTGAGGCATTATTCGTAATTTTAGTGTTTCCTGTTTTACTTCTTGTTTATGAgataattatagggtttataGGGATTCATGTATGAAACAAGTTAGTTGTTATGTATCAGCAATTAACAGAGCTCAAATTGTTTGCATAAATTGCTAGTAAATTTCAGTTTACATGATTTGGAGGATTCTTGATTCAGTTTTGTCATGTGTTTTACGATTACATAACAGAATCGGTAGATAATAATTGATGTGAATTTGTGTATTGATGAAATATTACAGTATCCATCACCACTTTTGCATTTTTATTAGCTCAGTAAGTAGGTTTCACTAAGCTGATTAGCTGTCACTTACAAGCAGGAAAGGAAAATTTGAAAAGCCTATCAAAAATTCTAATACAGGAGCTCTTAAGCCCAGTGCATGAATTGTTAGCTTCTGGCACATTTGTTAATATATTTTTATCTCTTTTCAGGACAGCAAAGACAATTCTAGATGCAATTATGGGAATAAGCTTTGATGATCCACCCAGCAACCTTGCTGCTGCAGCTCTTTTTTACATCCTAACTAGTGATGTAAGCTTTTTGTGCTTTGATTAAATATGCTTTCTCTAATCCATAGGGATATTCAAATTATGAAATATGTTGCATGATTCTCCAACTGTTTGCTGGtatttagggtattgtattttgAATCTTTGTTGGAGTCAACATCACTGTTACATCTATTGTGATTAGTTACCAATATATCCCCTATTGCAAAATGAACATGTATAATATGTATCTACCTTCTTTCTGATAGTAATATTTAAAGAGGTCGTTTTGCAGTGCATTTAATTATTTCACTATGGGCTATTGTTTAGATAAAATAAACCTTAGTTTTCATTATCTAGGATCACACTTTAAAATAAGTTTGCATGCATATTGTTGTTGTGAACTTTTGTCATTACTGAATTTTGCTGGTCACAGGGTCAAGAGGATCGCCTTATTGATTCACCCAGTTGCATTCGTTTTCTAATGAAAATGGTGAAACCACTCTCCACTAATGCTTCTAAAGTTAAAGCTCCATCCATTGGCTCTAAACTCTTAGCATTGAGGAAGGATTCTTCCTGCTCACAAGGTGTTAATGAAGTAGAATCGACATCCAATGCTATCTTTCTAAAGGTTCAGGAACTTCTTGTTAGTTGCAAGCAAATGAAGCCTAGAGATGGAAAAGATAATGTGAAAGAAAAGCCAGAAATGAGTCCAAAATGGATATCTTTATTGACAATGGAGAAAGCTTGCTTATCTACCATATCTTTTGAAGGTATACAATCTCCTTCTAGGAATTTAAAATGTATTGGttgatatttttaattttatttttattatcaTCTGGAAGATCTTCTAGTATATGTCACTGGATATTTATATCGCGGGGATGCATTTATACAGTACAAGCTTCGTCAATTTGTAGAATTCTATTATTGCTGTTGTTAAACTTGCTAGTTATAGCTAAgcagattttaaaataaataatgtGCAGGGATAACAAAACCCTTACTTCATTGAATTTTTTAAACAAATATATAGTTTATACAGCATGTGTTTTACTGATACCAGGATGTTCCTTTGCTCTGTGTTTTGTGTGCCACACCATATTTTGTCTGCTCAATTTCAAGTGCAAAACTTTTAAATTCTTGTTTCTATGGGTCTTACTCTGTTGGCTTTCGACTTTCTATTTACTCAGAGACCTCAGGAAATGTGCGAAAGGCCGGGGGCAACTTTAAGGAAAAATTTCGAGAGCATGGGGGACTTGACGCAGTATTTGATGTGACCAGACAATGTCATTTGAATATGAAGGTGAGAGCTTTATATGGTTTTAGTTTGTTTAAATCTCAACTGTGCTGCATCTGTGAATCTTTATATATACGGTATAAAAATAGGAGCATGGGGCGAAATTTATACAACATTCATTTAAAGAGGGTCATCTGAAACTGGTGAACTGCTTCCTTTTTTTGTCGTCTATTTCCTTCACCAACCTATATTATTTTAAAAGCTCCAAATTGGTTTCATATTGTACTTGTTTCCTTAAGTAAAATACGTGCTTGCTATATAAATTTACCTTTTCTAATAAAATGTAATCTAATAACAGAAATATTTGAGCACACGACACATGAATAGGGGACAGCCAATTAGTAAAGCGAAACAAAATGCTGTATACTGACTATGTGCTCTTCCTTATGTTACAGACTGTAGAATTATCAATAATTCTAAGTTGCTGCATGAACATGTTTCCTGTGTAGTCTCCTACTTTTCTTTTGGCTGGAATGTCTGATAGATGATATAATAAACTAATTTTATATGCAGAGATGGTTATCAGATCTCTCATGTCAAGTTTTGGAAGAATCTAAAGATGACATGAATTTAGAAAGTTTGGTGCTGCTCATAAAGTGTCTGAAGATTATGGAAAATGCTACATTCCTTAGTCAGGATAATCAGGTGAGCAGAATAATAAGTTGCATAAATGATAACATTGTCACCTGTATAAACACAAAGGATAATCAGCTGGtctataattttattaaattgcTAAAATTATTGTACAACTTCCAGAGCCATTTGCTTGGAATGAAGAGTAAACCCAACTCCGAACATCAACCACAATCTTTTACTAAACTTGTGCTAAGCATTATTCAGATTCTATCAGGTATCTActtcaataatattttttttggaaGTTCGGTCAGAATGTGTATCTTCATAATTGCAGGCTGCAGTTACTCACCTTAAAGGATATACTAAAACTAATAATTGGCGGTTTTAATTTTCAGGAGTTTCTTTGCATTTAAACACTTCAAATAGTGCTGATGATGAAATGTTGTGCAGTTCTTCAGAAAGACCTGTAGCAGTAAAGCACAATGAAAGCAGTGAGTCACTAATATGAGAACAATTTTATCATTTTGTAgtcaaataaattatttaattgtTAAAGAAAGTTAATTCACTATATCCAGAAACATAAGCCTAATTATGCGTTTTATATGATAAATACGCTTGTTCAGTAATATAATGTTAATTTTTGGTTGCAACTTACAGGCTATTTCTGGTTATGATGTTGATATTATGCTTGGGATCTTTATATCTTTGGCTTGTGTTCCGGAAGTTAAACACATTTTAGAATAATGATATCTCTTTCTATAGTTCTTGCACTCTTAAATATTACAGTATCTGGAATTGCAATTTATCAGgtatatcatatatataaatttaatttcCCAAACACCATACCTCCACCGAGGTTCGAACATTCAACTGGTACCCGCTAGGCTACAAACCAAATGATGTATATTATCTTTGTGGCCGTTGCATGTCAAATTATTAATATTTAGTGTAGGCCTGCATGCACTAGAAACATTTTTGTTTCAAAACTTGTTACCTGAAATGTTTTCTGTAAACAGGAAATGTAATAGTTTTTGAGCTATTAAAACCGTGGTTGCAGGATTTGAGTTTAAAGTCTTTGCTTGAGTGACATCTAAATTCCAAAAGTAATACAGTATAAGTAGTTCGCTCCTCGAAGTATTCTAATCTTGCTGGTTTCAATTTGGCATTAGCTTTTCATATAACAATATACCTTCAATTTGCAGACGGGAACAATGAAATTGTGTACATCAGCTCTTCTACGGAGTGCTGTAGCACGCAGTGGACTTCTCAAATCAGCTCCGATTTATCTCAGAACAGTAGACAGTTGGCTTCCATTCAATTAGGGGGTTCAAAATTCATTTCGGAAACCACCACCAACTGTCCAGAAGAAGCTAGCTTGTTGAAGATTAGATCTAATTCTTTGGAAAATAAATCGTGCAGTGTAGGATGTTCAAATGGTCAAACACGATCTAGTAATGGCTCATGGCTAAAATTTGCGATCTCTAAGACATCTGATGCCTCTGAAGGTACCAGAATTGAACTCCTGGAGGAAAGCCAAGATCCTTTTGCTTTTGATGAAGGTGATTTTGAACCATCTAAGTGGGATTTATTATACGGGAAGCAAGGTGTATCTCAGAACAGGAAAACAAATTTAGCAGATGAAGAACAAAAAAGTGTATGCCAATCTCACACGAGTTTAGAGCCTTTAGGTTATCATGAATTGAGTAGCATGGAAATTCAACATTCCTCTCAAAGCTCTCCTCaggcttcttgttcttcttccGTGGATGAAGAGAAGTCCAGCCTTTTGTCAAATTGCCTTCTTACAGCTGTTAAAGTAATGTGCTGCACCTAAATTTCAGAAGTTTTAGTGTTTGTACATTTTACGATTATGGAACTCATTAAAGTTTTCTTTCCAGTTTGGGTTGCTAAATTAATTGGCTTCTTATAGGTTCTCTGTCTCCTAGAAAGGTGTTTAGTAAATATTTTTCACTTATATGAGTTTATTACGAGTCTACTCTTGAACCTTAGATTTAGTAATAATCTTATAGAAGTTGGTCATTCTAGGGGATGTTACATTCCAAACTTACCAAAATTGTTGATCACATAACTGATATATGTAGTACATGGATTCTATAATGGATTAGGTACATACATGATATTTTAtagaaaattttaattttgtatTGACATGGTTCAGTAGTCATCTCTCGCACTTGTTTGTATCTTTGTGGGTGGTATCCTTAAATTGATATTTGTTGTATATAGCGTGATGAAAATTTGAACATTTGAGGACTCATGAAATATTATCTGCAGGTTCTGATGAACTTGACAAACGATAATTCTGTTGGCTGTCGGCAAATTGCATCCTGTGGAGGCCTAGAAACACTGTCATCATTAATAGCTGCGCATTTTccaaagtttagctcacagttCTCTTCATCCAGTGATCTACAAAAACTTAGCTTGTCGTCGAACAGGAATCTCACTGACGAGGAGTTAGATTTCCTTGTTGCTATCTTGGGCTTGCTTGTGAATTTGGTAGAAAAAGATGGCCAGAACAGGTAACTTATAACTATTTGTATCATCTTCCTTGCCACCTTTCTTTTTTTCTTTATAATAAATATACAATACTTT
The sequence above is drawn from the Apium graveolens cultivar Ventura chromosome 2, ASM990537v1, whole genome shotgun sequence genome and encodes:
- the LOC141707191 gene encoding wings apart-like protein 2, which produces MIVRKYNRRNRSLTRNCTDSPFDDAVSDEYDTVLSQESNHQNDVFGVKFSSQGSSSRWSFDSDLFGSNSSQDSGQLGIRAQRDPLLIEGSEMGLNRVLKKPRNEFDFEAYGLDFSQESQELAILPPKSSGDLGIGDGVFRKSKKGGKKGVKFNEKKEVYVPVVEQTKTLMETQEFGEMMEHEDEVYFALDGLRKGQQPRIRRASLLSLLAICKTAQQRRHLRTNGTAKTILDAIMGISFDDPPSNLAAAALFYILTSDGQEDRLIDSPSCIRFLMKMVKPLSTNASKVKAPSIGSKLLALRKDSSCSQGVNEVESTSNAIFLKVQELLVSCKQMKPRDGKDNVKEKPEMSPKWISLLTMEKACLSTISFEETSGNVRKAGGNFKEKFREHGGLDAVFDVTRQCHLNMKRWLSDLSCQVLEESKDDMNLESLVLLIKCLKIMENATFLSQDNQSHLLGMKSKPNSEHQPQSFTKLVLSIIQILSGVSLHLNTSNSADDEMLCSSSERPVAVKHNESNGNNEIVYISSSTECCSTQWTSQISSDLSQNSRQLASIQLGGSKFISETTTNCPEEASLLKIRSNSLENKSCSVGCSNGQTRSSNGSWLKFAISKTSDASEGTRIELLEESQDPFAFDEGDFEPSKWDLLYGKQGVSQNRKTNLADEEQKSVCQSHTSLEPLGYHELSSMEIQHSSQSSPQASCSSSVDEEKSSLLSNCLLTAVKVLMNLTNDNSVGCRQIASCGGLETLSSLIAAHFPKFSSQFSSSSDLQKLSLSSNRNLTDEELDFLVAILGLLVNLVEKDGQNRSRLASTSVACPSLKGSESESTDVIPLLCSIFLANQGAGEAAEEGRNMPSDEEDVLLQGEKEAEKMIVEAYSALLLAFLSTESKSIRNAIAECFPDHKLAILVPVLERFVEFHLTLNMISPETHSTVLEVIESCRMP